The following are encoded together in the Flavihumibacter fluvii genome:
- a CDS encoding MarR family winged helix-turn-helix transcriptional regulator: MKTSESKYCKCIYFASGALARKMEKLAIESWKKVGLAPSHAYLLMLVIDDPGIQPGRLAEELQLSPSTITRLIEKLEEKKLVIRTNEGKLTNVYASPKGKELLPQLKSCVNEFNEISAAMLGKEESIRLVQNIHKISDKLL, translated from the coding sequence ATGAAGACATCGGAAAGCAAATATTGTAAATGCATTTATTTTGCCAGTGGTGCATTGGCCAGGAAAATGGAAAAGCTGGCGATTGAAAGCTGGAAAAAAGTAGGACTTGCACCAAGCCATGCTTATTTACTTATGCTGGTCATTGATGATCCTGGAATTCAACCCGGAAGGTTGGCGGAAGAGTTACAACTGAGTCCCAGTACCATTACCCGGCTGATCGAAAAACTGGAAGAAAAGAAATTAGTGATCCGCACAAATGAAGGTAAACTGACCAATGTATATGCAAGCCCTAAGGGAAAGGAACTACTTCCTCAATTAAAATCTTGTGTAAATGAATTCAATGAAATCTCTGCAGCTATGTTGGGAAAAGAAGAAAGTATCCGGCTGGTGCAGAATATCCATAAAATCTCCGATAAGCTGCTTTAA
- the ruvB gene encoding Holliday junction branch migration DNA helicase RuvB → MSNPNLHPDPSSLNSAEKEFENSLRPKEIIDFAGQSQTIENLKIFIKAAKIRGEALDHVLFHGPPGLGKTTLSRIVANEMGVKIRETSGPVIEKPADLAGLLTNLEPNDVLFIDEIHRLSNVVEEYLYAAMEDYRIDIMIDSGPNARSIQINLNPFTLIGATTRSGLLTAPLLSRFGIKARLEYYNQATLEKIINRSANLLNAPLTPEAAVEISRRSRGTPRIANGLLRRVRDFAMVLNDGQLDIGITQHALKALNVDEHGLDEMDNRILAAIIEKFKGGPVGITTIATAVGEEAGTLEEVYEPFLIQEGFIQRTPRGREVTAKAYEHLGKKPGRKPGNLFGNND, encoded by the coding sequence ATGAGTAATCCTAATCTACATCCCGATCCTTCATCGCTAAATTCAGCTGAGAAAGAATTTGAGAATAGCCTCAGGCCGAAAGAAATCATTGATTTTGCCGGACAATCACAAACAATTGAGAACCTGAAGATTTTCATAAAGGCTGCTAAAATTCGAGGTGAAGCGCTGGATCACGTATTGTTTCATGGTCCACCCGGATTAGGGAAAACAACCCTTTCACGCATCGTAGCTAATGAAATGGGAGTGAAAATCCGGGAAACCTCTGGACCAGTGATTGAGAAACCTGCGGACCTGGCCGGGCTCCTTACCAACCTGGAACCTAATGATGTTCTTTTTATCGATGAAATCCATCGCCTAAGTAATGTTGTGGAAGAATACCTGTATGCCGCCATGGAAGATTACCGGATCGATATAATGATCGATAGTGGACCTAATGCCCGCAGCATACAGATCAACCTCAATCCATTTACTTTAATAGGCGCAACAACCAGGAGCGGATTACTAACCGCCCCATTGCTCTCAAGGTTTGGCATTAAAGCGAGACTGGAATATTATAATCAGGCTACGCTAGAAAAGATAATTAACCGATCGGCGAACCTTCTCAACGCACCATTAACCCCGGAAGCGGCCGTTGAAATATCCCGTCGAAGCAGGGGAACGCCCCGCATAGCCAATGGACTCTTAAGAAGGGTTCGCGATTTTGCCATGGTGTTGAATGATGGCCAACTTGACATCGGAATCACCCAGCATGCGCTTAAGGCCTTAAATGTTGATGAACACGGTCTGGATGAAATGGATAACCGGATATTGGCTGCGATTATTGAAAAATTCAAAGGAGGGCCTGTGGGAATCACCACAATAGCAACAGCAGTGGGCGAGGAAGCAGGTACGCTGGAAGAAGTGTATGAACCCTTTTTGATCCAGGAAGGGTTTATTCAGCGCACACCCAGGGGCAGGGAAGTAACTGCCAAAGCCTATGAGCATCTCGGAAAAAAACCAGGCCGGAAACCAGGTAATTTATTTGGGAATAATGACTGA
- a CDS encoding BamA/TamA family outer membrane protein: protein MNKVFFLFCFQFGLFLHGFSQDTTSTQKDTLSKFDRFNQKAEALFKIIPVPLFAYSTEAGQIFGLAKFNLFRLSKKDSISNPTRLSEVFTMSTKGRINASVSTELSLKENKYVILSSVNYRKQPEYIFGIGNDISRDSLEEVEYSRFRFILTGMRLIRKNLYLGPAFDLSNYYDIKPDSNSFLIRDSVTGLKGGFNFGLGIAGAYDTRDSRYNASKGSYIINTFMWHPPFLGSTYSFFKWDLDARKFFTPWLKHVIAVQATTTYISGDAPFYDLAMLGGENKMRGYYLGALRDKVLVDAQVEYRLPVWNIFGVTGWLGTGRVANSYSGLSLDGFWLSYGLGLRIRVDSKNNTNMRFDFGFGPNNISGFYINFAEAF, encoded by the coding sequence ATGAATAAAGTATTTTTTCTCTTTTGCTTTCAATTCGGGCTTTTTCTTCATGGTTTTAGCCAGGATACTACAAGTACCCAAAAAGACACTTTATCCAAATTCGATCGGTTCAACCAAAAAGCTGAAGCACTGTTTAAAATCATTCCGGTACCCTTGTTTGCCTATTCTACTGAAGCGGGTCAAATATTTGGGTTAGCCAAGTTCAATTTATTCAGGCTGTCTAAAAAGGATTCGATCTCCAATCCTACCAGATTGTCTGAAGTCTTTACAATGTCAACAAAAGGCCGGATCAACGCATCTGTTTCAACTGAACTCAGCCTAAAGGAAAACAAGTATGTAATTCTCAGTTCTGTTAATTACAGAAAACAGCCTGAATATATTTTCGGCATTGGCAATGACATTTCGCGTGACAGTCTTGAAGAAGTGGAATACAGCCGTTTCAGGTTTATACTAACAGGTATGCGCCTGATAAGGAAAAACCTTTACCTGGGGCCGGCATTTGATTTATCCAACTATTACGATATAAAGCCAGACAGCAACAGCTTCCTGATCAGGGATAGCGTAACCGGTCTCAAAGGCGGATTTAACTTCGGGCTTGGGATTGCTGGTGCGTATGATACCAGGGACAGCCGATATAATGCCTCAAAAGGAAGTTATATAATCAATACGTTTATGTGGCATCCTCCTTTCCTTGGGAGTACTTACTCGTTTTTCAAATGGGATTTGGATGCAAGGAAATTTTTTACGCCCTGGCTTAAACATGTCATTGCAGTGCAGGCCACCACAACTTATATTTCGGGGGATGCCCCCTTTTATGATCTTGCGATGTTAGGTGGTGAAAATAAAATGAGGGGATATTACCTTGGCGCATTAAGAGATAAAGTCTTAGTGGATGCGCAGGTAGAATACCGGCTTCCGGTCTGGAATATCTTTGGTGTTACGGGTTGGCTTGGAACCGGCAGGGTAGCAAATTCCTATAGCGGACTTAGCCTGGATGGATTCTGGTTATCGTATGGACTAGGTTTGCGCATACGGGTAGACAGTAAGAATAATACAAACATGAGATTCGACTTTGGTTTCGGACCTAATAACATAAGCGGTTTTTACATCAATTTCGCTGAAGCTTTTTAA
- a CDS encoding response regulator transcription factor: MEEKKAKILLCEDDQNLGLVLKNYLELNDYDVVLERDGRLGLAAFQREKFDLCLLDVMMPNMDGFSLAEEIRDIDPDIPLFFLSAKTMKEDIIQGYKLGADDYITKPFDSEVLLLKIKAILKRNEELNRESENKEFDLGSFHFNPKLRELSHIGQTQTLSPKENELLKMLCEHMNDLLPREQALKKIWGSDTYFNGRSMDVYIAKLRKYLKEDTNIEIVNIHGNGFRLVVPAPAG, translated from the coding sequence ATGGAAGAAAAGAAAGCAAAAATACTATTGTGCGAAGACGATCAGAACCTTGGCCTTGTATTAAAGAATTATTTGGAATTGAATGATTATGACGTGGTGCTGGAAAGAGATGGCCGGCTTGGCCTGGCTGCTTTCCAAAGAGAAAAATTTGACCTCTGCCTGCTGGATGTTATGATGCCCAATATGGATGGTTTTTCTTTGGCTGAAGAAATCAGGGATATTGACCCTGACATTCCATTATTCTTCCTTAGTGCAAAAACCATGAAGGAAGATATTATCCAGGGGTACAAACTGGGCGCGGATGATTATATCACCAAGCCATTTGACAGCGAGGTATTATTACTCAAGATCAAGGCTATTCTGAAACGCAACGAAGAATTGAACCGTGAAAGCGAGAACAAGGAATTTGACCTGGGCAGTTTTCATTTCAATCCAAAACTGCGTGAATTGAGTCATATTGGCCAAACACAAACGCTCTCCCCCAAAGAAAATGAGTTATTGAAAATGCTTTGCGAGCATATGAATGACCTGTTACCAAGGGAGCAGGCACTAAAAAAAATCTGGGGCAGTGATACCTATTTTAATGGGCGAAGTATGGATGTGTATATTGCCAAATTACGCAAATACCTGAAAGAGGATACCAATATCGAAATTGTGAATATTCATGGAAACGGCTTCAGGCTGGTGGTACCAGCACCAGCTGGATAA
- a CDS encoding helicase HerA-like domain-containing protein, with translation MGDNSAFLGAVKAGYSFKGDSAKIGVGMIDGKPVDGADILLPLKTMNRHGLIAGATGTGKTKTLQVLAEVLSDNSIPVLMMDIKGDLSGIAAAGASNDKIVERYQHLGMTYSPTAFPVELLSLSNEPGVRLKATVSEFGPVLLSKILGLNDTQAGFVAMIFKWCDDNQLPLLDLKDFIKVLQYVSDEGKAAMEKDYGKISTTSTGTILRKVVELQQQGADSFFGEKSFEVSDLMKISDDGRGVISVLRVTDLQDRPKLFSTFMLQLLAELYGSCPEEGDMDKPKLVLFIDEAHLIFQEASTALLQQIETIVKLIRSKGIGIFFCTQNPMDIPKEVLAQLGLKVQHALRAFTAADRKVIKQAAENYPETKFYKTDELLTQLGIGEALVTMLNEKGIPTPLVHVLMISPRSRMDVLSPEEIKGITSSSKLVKKYNQAIDSDSAYEMLTAKLEEAAGEAEREKAEKQPPKKGKAEKNVLEEMLDSPAARQVGRTAAGMITRTLLGALGLGGTSRRKKTLW, from the coding sequence ATGGGCGATAATTCCGCATTTTTGGGAGCAGTTAAGGCCGGTTATTCTTTTAAAGGGGATTCTGCAAAAATTGGAGTGGGGATGATTGATGGAAAACCGGTTGATGGTGCAGATATATTACTTCCGCTTAAAACCATGAACCGGCATGGCCTGATCGCCGGCGCAACAGGAACAGGAAAGACTAAAACATTGCAGGTGCTTGCGGAAGTCCTTAGTGATAACAGCATACCGGTATTGATGATGGATATCAAAGGTGACTTAAGTGGTATCGCCGCTGCAGGAGCTTCCAATGATAAGATTGTTGAAAGATACCAGCACTTAGGCATGACCTATTCACCCACTGCATTTCCAGTCGAATTATTATCACTAAGCAATGAGCCTGGCGTTCGGTTAAAAGCTACCGTTAGTGAATTCGGTCCGGTATTACTAAGTAAAATCCTGGGATTGAATGATACCCAGGCAGGTTTTGTGGCAATGATCTTTAAATGGTGTGATGATAATCAATTGCCATTGCTGGACCTCAAAGATTTTATCAAAGTGCTGCAGTATGTTAGTGATGAAGGAAAAGCAGCTATGGAAAAGGATTATGGTAAAATTTCCACAACATCAACCGGAACAATTTTACGTAAAGTTGTAGAATTGCAACAGCAAGGTGCCGACTCTTTTTTTGGTGAGAAGAGTTTTGAAGTATCGGATCTTATGAAGATATCCGATGATGGGCGCGGAGTGATTTCTGTACTTCGGGTAACTGACCTGCAGGACCGTCCAAAATTGTTTTCCACTTTTATGTTGCAATTATTGGCCGAATTGTATGGTTCTTGTCCTGAAGAAGGTGATATGGATAAACCCAAACTGGTCTTGTTTATAGATGAAGCCCACCTGATTTTCCAGGAAGCCAGTACGGCATTGTTGCAACAGATTGAAACAATAGTGAAGTTGATCCGTTCAAAGGGCATCGGTATTTTCTTTTGCACGCAAAACCCTATGGATATTCCAAAGGAAGTATTGGCCCAATTGGGTTTGAAAGTGCAGCATGCCCTACGAGCTTTTACAGCTGCTGACCGGAAAGTGATCAAACAGGCTGCCGAAAACTATCCGGAGACCAAATTTTATAAAACGGATGAATTGTTGACCCAGCTAGGTATTGGCGAGGCCCTGGTCACAATGCTTAATGAAAAAGGTATCCCAACGCCTTTAGTGCATGTATTAATGATCTCACCCAGGAGCAGGATGGATGTTTTGAGTCCGGAGGAAATCAAGGGTATCACCTCATCCAGTAAACTCGTCAAGAAATACAACCAGGCAATTGATTCAGACAGCGCCTATGAAATGTTGACCGCAAAACTTGAGGAGGCTGCTGGAGAAGCCGAACGGGAAAAAGCTGAAAAACAGCCACCAAAAAAAGGTAAAGCCGAAAAAAATGTGCTGGAAGAAATGCTGGACAGCCCGGCTGCACGGCAGGTGGGTAGAACAGCTGCCGGCATGATTACCCGTACCTTATTGGGTGCCCTTGGTTTGGGTGGAACCAGCCGTAGGAAGAAAACCTTATGGTAA
- a CDS encoding RecQ family ATP-dependent DNA helicase gives MSKDIHAILKEYWGYDGFRPLQEEIIRSVLDRNDTLALLPTGSGKSVCYQVPALANEGICLVISPLIALMKDQVQQLRKKGISALALHTGMSYKEITKTMELAVNGKIKLLYLSPERLQTRVFKDYLPEMPVSLVAIDEAHCVSQWGYDFRPSYLQIASLRQSLPQVPILALTASATPMVREDIIQQLTLRKAKVIKGSFAREALSYSCFKEDNKMQKLLNILEQVDGCSIVYCKSRKRTADICKYLQEKGLSATYYHAGLDQEERNERQQQWTSNQCRIMVSTNAFGMGIDKPDVRTVVHFDVPDCLENYYQEAGRAGRDQQKAFAVLLYHLQELDELDHQLEKKYPEIATIRNVYQSLANFLQIPSGTGEGNSYDFDLTLFCNNFNIDRAIAVNALQILQADGYCALNESVFVPSKVQFTADRQWLENFEQQYPRLEPLIKALLRNYEGIFSYPAIISELFLARLLRLDKELVINDLFLLNQHGVINYIPRKDQPQLVLLTERVRVEYLKIDQQSLEKRKQLALERLRKFRLYIENTSCRSVFIGNYFGDEDIKDCGVCDNCLQRKKQAISIDQINKAILLLLQQQPQRADTIRQHLPFSCDDSLLWRSLNYLIAEQKVQVKTDGVFHLS, from the coding sequence ATGTCCAAGGATATCCATGCCATTTTAAAAGAATACTGGGGTTATGATGGCTTCCGGCCTTTGCAGGAAGAAATTATCAGGTCCGTATTGGATCGGAACGACACCCTCGCACTACTTCCCACCGGAAGTGGAAAATCTGTTTGCTACCAGGTTCCGGCACTGGCAAATGAAGGGATTTGCCTGGTAATCAGTCCATTAATCGCATTGATGAAAGACCAGGTACAGCAATTACGCAAAAAAGGAATTTCAGCACTGGCCCTGCATACTGGAATGTCTTATAAAGAAATCACCAAAACAATGGAGCTGGCAGTAAACGGAAAAATAAAGCTCCTTTACCTTTCCCCGGAACGCTTACAAACCCGCGTTTTCAAGGACTATTTACCAGAAATGCCGGTTAGCCTGGTCGCCATTGATGAAGCCCATTGCGTATCGCAATGGGGCTATGATTTCAGGCCAAGTTACCTGCAGATCGCAAGCTTACGGCAGTCACTGCCCCAAGTACCCATACTAGCACTCACTGCATCAGCTACACCAATGGTCCGCGAAGATATAATACAACAACTTACCTTAAGAAAGGCGAAGGTGATCAAAGGTTCTTTCGCCCGGGAAGCCTTATCCTATAGTTGTTTTAAGGAAGACAATAAAATGCAGAAGTTGCTGAACATTTTAGAACAGGTTGATGGCTGTAGTATTGTGTATTGTAAAAGTCGAAAACGCACAGCTGATATCTGCAAATACCTGCAGGAAAAAGGATTATCAGCTACTTATTACCATGCCGGATTAGACCAGGAAGAACGCAATGAGCGCCAGCAGCAATGGACCAGCAACCAATGCCGCATCATGGTGAGTACAAATGCATTCGGCATGGGTATTGACAAGCCAGACGTAAGGACGGTTGTGCACTTTGATGTGCCCGATTGCCTTGAAAACTATTATCAGGAAGCGGGTAGGGCGGGCCGTGACCAACAGAAAGCCTTTGCCGTTTTATTATATCATCTGCAGGAATTAGATGAGCTTGATCATCAGCTGGAAAAAAAATATCCGGAAATTGCAACAATCAGGAATGTGTATCAATCACTGGCTAACTTTTTACAGATTCCTTCAGGAACGGGTGAAGGTAATTCTTATGATTTCGACCTCACCCTTTTCTGTAATAATTTTAATATTGACAGGGCCATTGCAGTTAATGCGTTACAAATTTTACAAGCCGATGGATATTGCGCCCTTAATGAATCAGTATTTGTTCCTTCAAAAGTTCAGTTCACCGCGGACCGCCAATGGCTCGAAAATTTTGAACAACAATATCCCAGACTGGAACCGCTGATTAAAGCACTGCTAAGGAATTATGAAGGAATTTTCTCCTACCCGGCCATCATCAGCGAATTGTTTCTTGCACGATTACTAAGGTTGGACAAAGAATTGGTAATAAATGACCTGTTCTTATTAAATCAGCATGGGGTAATTAACTATATACCTAGGAAAGACCAGCCCCAGTTGGTTTTACTAACAGAACGGGTAAGGGTTGAATACCTGAAAATCGATCAGCAATCTCTGGAAAAAAGAAAACAGCTGGCTCTTGAGCGACTCCGGAAATTCCGGCTTTACATTGAAAACACTTCCTGCCGGAGCGTATTTATTGGAAATTATTTTGGTGATGAAGACATTAAGGATTGTGGAGTATGTGACAATTGCCTGCAAAGGAAAAAGCAAGCCATTTCTATCGACCAAATCAATAAAGCCATCCTGCTATTACTACAACAACAACCGCAACGGGCTGATACCATTCGACAACATTTGCCATTTTCCTGTGACGATTCATTATTATGGCGCTCGCTGAATTACCTAATAGCAGAACAAAAAGTTCAAGTCAAGACTGATGGCGTATTTCATTTAAGTTAG
- a CDS encoding heavy metal translocating P-type ATPase has translation METINWKVEGMTCSNCALSVTKFLEKEGMKNVKVNPIDGDVHFEIVELDDLQQKNLTKGIESLGYFVVDERMQAQNNPEKRPMNRYLRYLLICLPFTLVLMLHMIPGLDIHWLMNPWIQLALCIPVYLTGMYFFGRSAWKSLGSGSPNMNVLITIGATAAFLYSLIGTLIGQGDQFLFYETAAAIITLVFLGNYLEDLSVNSTQRELNKLAKSQKIMANMIAFDDEHQEQVFLVENVHLKSGDLILIKNGEQVPADAKILWGEGSVNEAIITGESMPVEKKAKDKIIGGSLLTAGMVKAQVTASADQSVLANILNLVKKAQGDKPPVQHMADRISAIFVPIVLGIALLTFVLNYFILDAFTPALMRSIAVLVIACPCAMGLATPAAIAVGLGRAAKNGILFRNAKSLEAFKTITQVVFDKTGTLTTGAFKIGQYEAIGLDDNEFRIIAYSLEKYSNHPIASCISKTWKDKVDIKWAKIEEIKGKGMHGITKSGDEYWAGSYAIANSLTAADQHNVYILKNGALAGWIDVQDTTRAEAKSVIDYLHSKKISTILLSGDRKANCDLLARDLGIDTVIAEKTPEEKLAIVSELNAKAPTAMVGDGINDAPALAKATIGISLSDASQVAMQTADVVLMNHGLKNLPLALGLGKHTLITIKENLFWAFAYNIIAIPVAAFGFLTPAFGALIMGLSDVVLAINSLRLFVKKTT, from the coding sequence ATGGAAACAATTAATTGGAAGGTTGAGGGCATGACCTGCTCGAACTGTGCGCTGAGTGTGACCAAATTCCTGGAAAAAGAAGGTATGAAAAATGTGAAAGTGAATCCTATTGACGGTGACGTTCATTTTGAAATCGTTGAACTGGATGATCTGCAACAGAAAAACCTGACTAAAGGTATTGAATCATTAGGCTATTTCGTTGTGGATGAAAGAATGCAGGCCCAAAATAACCCGGAAAAGCGACCGATGAACCGCTATCTCCGCTACTTGTTGATCTGCCTTCCTTTTACCCTTGTGTTGATGCTGCATATGATTCCCGGGTTAGATATCCATTGGCTGATGAATCCCTGGATACAACTTGCTTTGTGCATACCTGTTTATTTAACCGGCATGTATTTTTTTGGAAGAAGTGCATGGAAAAGCCTGGGTAGCGGCAGTCCGAATATGAACGTGCTGATTACGATCGGTGCAACTGCAGCATTCCTATATAGCCTCATCGGTACACTAATAGGCCAAGGAGACCAGTTCCTGTTTTATGAAACAGCTGCTGCTATTATTACATTAGTCTTTTTGGGCAATTACCTCGAAGACCTTTCGGTAAACAGTACGCAACGGGAATTGAACAAACTTGCAAAGAGCCAAAAAATCATGGCCAATATGATCGCTTTCGATGACGAGCACCAGGAGCAGGTATTCCTGGTTGAAAACGTTCATCTTAAAAGCGGCGACCTTATCCTCATCAAAAATGGGGAACAGGTACCGGCTGATGCAAAAATATTATGGGGTGAAGGCAGCGTAAATGAAGCCATTATCACAGGTGAAAGTATGCCTGTTGAAAAAAAGGCCAAAGACAAAATAATCGGCGGAAGCCTGTTAACAGCAGGCATGGTAAAGGCCCAGGTTACGGCATCGGCAGACCAGTCTGTACTTGCGAATATCCTGAACCTGGTTAAAAAAGCGCAGGGCGATAAGCCACCCGTGCAGCACATGGCCGACCGGATCAGCGCTATTTTTGTTCCAATTGTACTTGGGATAGCACTACTCACCTTTGTATTGAACTATTTTATCCTGGATGCCTTTACACCTGCATTGATGCGCAGTATCGCTGTTCTGGTAATTGCCTGTCCTTGTGCCATGGGATTGGCTACCCCGGCTGCTATTGCTGTCGGATTAGGCAGAGCAGCAAAAAATGGCATCTTGTTCCGTAATGCGAAATCGCTGGAAGCATTTAAAACAATCACCCAGGTGGTCTTTGATAAAACAGGCACATTAACGACCGGTGCATTTAAAATTGGGCAATATGAAGCAATCGGTTTAGATGACAATGAATTCAGGATAATTGCTTACTCGCTGGAGAAATATTCCAACCATCCCATTGCTTCCTGCATTAGTAAAACATGGAAAGACAAGGTGGACATTAAATGGGCAAAAATTGAAGAGATCAAAGGAAAAGGAATGCATGGTATCACCAAATCCGGTGATGAGTATTGGGCCGGTTCCTATGCCATAGCCAATTCCCTGACCGCCGCAGATCAGCACAATGTATATATACTAAAAAATGGCGCATTGGCTGGTTGGATTGATGTACAGGATACTACCAGGGCGGAAGCCAAATCGGTTATCGATTACCTGCATTCCAAAAAAATCAGCACTATACTATTAAGCGGTGACCGCAAGGCCAATTGTGATCTCCTGGCCAGGGATTTAGGTATCGATACAGTAATCGCGGAAAAAACGCCGGAAGAGAAACTGGCCATTGTCAGTGAATTAAATGCTAAAGCACCAACCGCGATGGTAGGCGATGGAATAAATGATGCACCGGCACTGGCAAAAGCCACTATTGGCATATCCCTAAGTGACGCCTCCCAGGTAGCCATGCAAACAGCCGATGTGGTGCTGATGAACCACGGACTAAAAAACCTGCCCCTGGCACTGGGGTTAGGGAAACATACACTTATTACGATCAAGGAAAACCTCTTCTGGGCATTTGCCTACAATATTATTGCGATACCGGTTGCAGCCTTTGGATTTCTTACTCCAGCATTCGGTGCACTGATCATGGGATTGAGTGACGTGGTACTGGCCATAAATTCGCTCCGTCTTTTTGTGAAAAAAACCACCTGA
- the tsaE gene encoding tRNA (adenosine(37)-N6)-threonylcarbamoyltransferase complex ATPase subunit type 1 TsaE, with product MHWNFNLAQLPSVAKQLLLALGQYRVVALYGPMGAGKTTLVHAICEVMGVRDAVGSPTFSIINEYAFSGGSVFHIDCYRLRDEAEAIDAGVEDCLFSGEWCFVEWPEKIPHLFPADAAIIRISVTNATTRSLDLEIKL from the coding sequence ATGCATTGGAATTTTAATTTAGCCCAGTTGCCTTCTGTTGCGAAGCAATTGCTGCTGGCGCTGGGTCAATACCGGGTGGTCGCTTTATATGGGCCAATGGGGGCAGGTAAGACTACCCTGGTACATGCTATTTGTGAGGTAATGGGTGTGCGTGATGCAGTGGGTAGTCCAACCTTTTCAATCATCAATGAATATGCTTTTTCAGGTGGTTCGGTATTTCATATTGATTGTTACCGTTTGAGAGATGAAGCGGAAGCGATCGATGCCGGGGTGGAAGATTGCCTTTTTAGTGGTGAATGGTGTTTTGTGGAATGGCCGGAAAAAATTCCGCACCTGTTTCCTGCCGATGCTGCAATAATCCGGATCAGCGTTACAAATGCAACAACCCGCAGTCTGGACCTTGAAATAAAGTTGTAA
- a CDS encoding alanine dehydrogenase — protein sequence MAQQKPFISPSFSYETLEETLDVKPTGAQLLIGIPKEIALQENRVALTPDAVGVLVSNGHQVIIEHNAGDMAHYRDKEYSEAGAKIVYDKAEVYKAPLLVKSAPVIEEDIPFLQPNQVIISPMHITLLKADLLEKMMEKRITALSFESLKDENGTFPIVRSMSEIAGSSVMLIAGQYLGSANHGKGVLLGGITGIPPSKVIILGAGIVGEYAARAALALGASVKVFDNSVYRLKQLQDNVGHRLWTSVLEPKILAKQLKTCEVAVGTLRSNSGRAPVVVTDEMVSNMRPGSVIIDVSIDSGGCFETSEITSHEHPIFMKYGVIHYCVPNIPSGFARTASHAISNVLMPLLLDAADEGGIENLIWHRVHLRSGIYLFKGALTHFHLSQRFNLKYTDLNLLIASRR from the coding sequence ATGGCCCAGCAAAAACCTTTTATCAGCCCTTCGTTCAGTTACGAAACCCTTGAAGAAACCCTTGATGTTAAACCAACAGGCGCACAACTCCTTATTGGTATACCCAAAGAAATTGCCTTGCAGGAGAACAGGGTGGCACTTACGCCCGATGCCGTTGGCGTGCTGGTGAGCAATGGCCACCAGGTGATAATTGAGCACAATGCCGGCGATATGGCGCATTACCGCGATAAGGAATATAGTGAAGCCGGGGCCAAGATCGTATATGATAAAGCCGAAGTATACAAGGCGCCATTGTTGGTGAAAAGTGCACCGGTAATTGAGGAAGATATTCCTTTCCTGCAACCCAACCAGGTGATCATATCGCCTATGCACATCACATTGCTGAAGGCCGATCTGCTGGAAAAAATGATGGAAAAAAGGATCACGGCACTTTCATTTGAAAGCCTGAAAGATGAGAATGGTACATTTCCAATTGTACGCAGTATGAGTGAAATAGCCGGAAGTTCTGTGATGCTGATCGCTGGCCAGTACCTGGGTTCTGCTAATCATGGTAAGGGGGTCTTATTGGGGGGGATCACTGGAATTCCGCCATCAAAAGTAATTATCCTTGGTGCAGGTATTGTTGGGGAGTATGCCGCCCGCGCGGCACTGGCATTAGGCGCATCTGTAAAAGTATTCGATAACAGTGTTTATCGTTTAAAGCAATTGCAGGATAATGTCGGGCATCGCCTTTGGACATCTGTGCTGGAACCCAAAATCCTGGCCAAACAATTGAAAACCTGTGAAGTTGCCGTAGGTACATTACGCAGTAACAGCGGCCGGGCACCGGTTGTGGTGACCGATGAGATGGTGAGTAATATGCGTCCGGGTAGTGTGATCATCGACGTTAGTATTGATAGCGGAGGTTGTTTTGAAACCTCAGAAATTACCAGCCATGAGCACCCAATTTTCATGAAGTACGGCGTCATACATTATTGTGTACCGAATATACCGTCTGGGTTTGCCCGTACCGCATCTCATGCCATCAGTAATGTGCTAATGCCCCTTTTGCTTGATGCGGCAGACGAGGGCGGTATTGAAAACCTGATCTGGCATCGGGTTCATTTGCGCAGCGGCATTTACCTCTTTAAAGGTGCGCTCACACATTTTCACCTGAGCCAGCGCTTTAACCTAAAGTATACCGACCTGAACCTGTTGATCGCCAGCCGGCGGTAA